Genomic DNA from Lactococcus garvieae:
AAGCACACTTATCATGGCCATGATTATTTGATAAGAGCCGATACTACCACTTGTATTTGGTAATTTATCAGGCAGGTTGCTATCAGGAATTTGAGGCGTATCTGGTAAAACCATGCTTGATTTTGGATAGATATAGACCTCGTTGATCAATCCACTCGCATTTTGCATCGGCAGAGAAACTAGTACAGGGGACATTGGTACAGGTACTTGCTCACTTTTTAGTTCGGTAACTTGGTACACCCCACGTTTTAGTCCTGTTAGTTCGGCTTCACCTTGAGCATTAGTTGTTACTGTTTGACTAAAGGCATCAGCACCTTTGGTGATAACATAAGTATTTGATTCTGTTTTGCTCATGCGCGTAATCGTATATTGCACATTCGCAAGGCGTTGAAGGTCTTCTGTTCCGTTAGTTACAGGTGTACCATCATGTGATAACTGGTTTTCTTGGTTTCCCTTTAGATTATATTTAATAATATGGATGCCGTAGCTTCCAGTATTTTCTTGTGCATCAACATTTTGTGATAACCCTAGTATTAGGAAAAGAGACAAAGCAGCTGCTATAGTAAAAATATATTTTTTCAATTTAAGCCGCCTCCTTATTATTCTTTACATGTCGATACCCCACTCCAAGCAAGCCAAGGACGACAAGACTTAGTGCAATCAAGAGCGCCATACCTGCCTTACTTCCTGTGTAAGGTAAGATGGATTCGGCATCGTCTTTGATTTTGAGGTTGATTGTTTGGTTACCTTCGTCTACTGTAAATTTAACAGGAGTTTTCAAAAGCTCATACCCATCCGGGGCCTTGATTTCAAAAACCGTATATTCTTGCGAAAGAGGATTGTGATTTGCATCATAGCCAGCAAAAAGATTTTGTTTCACATTCAGATGCCCTGTATTATCCGTTTCATAAGTTCCAATAAAGTTGGAGTCTTGTTCGCCCTCTGCTGGAATTTCTTTTAAAGAACCACGATAAATGGCGAACTTTGCACCAGCTAGTCCTTGGCCGAACAAGTTCTTTTTAAAGATATCCAAATGTGCTGAGCGATTAAGACCTAAGTTATTGTAAGGCAGTTCTTGCAA
This window encodes:
- a CDS encoding pilin N-terminal domain-containing protein, with product MKKYIFTIAAALSLFLILGLSQNVDAQENTGSYGIHIIKYNLKGNQENQLSHDGTPVTNGTEDLQRLANVQYTITRMSKTESNTYVITKGADAFSQTVTTNAQGEAELTGLKRGVYQVTELKSEQVPVPMSPVLVSLPMQNASGLINEVYIYPKSSMVLPDTPQIPDSNLPDKLPNTSGSIGSYQIIMAMISVLIIVGFGGLWWTKKTN